The genomic window AATATAGTGGATTGGGTGCGTAGGATGTGGTATAGAACTCATAGAAAAATTTTGATCATTGACGAAGAGAGGGCTTTTGTCGGCGGGGTCAATGTTGAACAGCCCGCGGCTGATTGGTATGATTTGCATCTTCTCATTACCGGCAGCGCAGTAATCAGGCCGCTTTTGTATGGATTTGCCAAATCTTATATTCATTGCGGCGGCAACGCCAAAGAAGTGGAGCATTTGTTACATCCCGATTTTGCCGAAGGCCTTAATTCCATCAGAAATAGAATTAATTTTTTGATGCATGCGCCGTTTTACGCGAAGATTTCTCCGTTTAAAAAATTTTATTACCAAAGTTTGGAATCCGCCCAAAATACTTTTAATGTGGTAACGCCGTATTATGTGCCCGATTTGCATTTTTTGGATCTGGTTTCACGCGCCAAAAAGCGGGGAGTGGAAGTCAATATAATTTTGCCGTGGGAAACCGACGTGAATTTAATGCGGCATATGGCCAACGCCTTTTATGGCATATCTTCCAAGGCCGGCGTGTCTTTTTACATGCTTAAGAAAATGAATCACGCCAAGGCCGTAAGTTATGACGATAAACTGGGTATTGTCGGCAGCGCCAATTTTACGCCGCGCAGTTTTTTTATCAACCAGGAAGCCAGCGCCGCGTTTTCCGATCCCAAGATGGTCGGCGATTTAAATAAAATTATTGGTGATTGGAAGAAAGAAGCCGTGCCGTTATCCGAGGTTGGTTTGAGCAAAAAAAAGTGGTCGGCCAGGTTTAAGGATTGGTGGCTGAATAAGTTTAAGGATTATGTCTGAAGTTTTAAAATCGCCTTTGGCCGACCGGATGAGGCCAAAGAATTTTGCGGAGTTTGTCGGGCAGGAAGAGATCGTCGGCGCCGGCCGGCTGCTTCGGAAATTAATTGAAAAAGACGAAATGGCGTCCATTATTTTTTGGGGTCCGCCCGGAGTGGGCAAAACCACCTTGGCCAGAATTATAGCCGAACAGACAAAATCCGCCTTTTCAATCATTTCCGCGGTTACCTCCGGCAAAGAAGAATTAAAAAAAATTATTGCCACCGCCAAACAACTTCTGCAGGTTGGACAAAAGACAGTATTGTTTGTTGATGAAATTCACCGCTGGAATAAAGCCCAGCAGGACGCCCTGCTTCCGCATGTTGAAAACGGGATTATCACCTTAATCGGCGCTACCACTGAAAATCCTTCTTTTGAAATAATCGGGCCGCTCTTATCGCGTTCCAGAGTTTTTATTTTAAAAAATTTGGCCGATGCTGATATTGTCAAGATTATAGAAAGGGCTTTAGAAGATAAAAGCAGGGGATTGGGGTCTTTAAAAATTAAAATAGAAAAGGAAAGCGTTGAACTGTTGGCCGAGCTTTCCGGCGGCGATGCCCGCACCGCTTTAAACGGCCTGGAGCTGGCCGTGAAAGCGAAACTCAAACCAAAAGAGTCCGCGGTTGAATTAACTAAAGAAGATATTAAAGAGGCCCTGCAGAGGACACATCTGGTTTTTGATAAAAAGGGCGAGGAATTTTATAATTTAATTTCCGCTCTGCACAAATCAATGCGCGGATCAGATGCCGATGCGGCGCTCTATTGGCTGGCCCGCATGCTTGAAGGCGGAGCCGACCCCCTGTATGTGGCTCGCCGGGTGCTTAGGTTTGCCTGTGAGGATATTGGTATGGCTAACAGTGAAGCTTTAGTGCAAGCCAATGCCGCTTATGACGCCTGCCATAAAATCGGCATGCCGGAATGCACTGTGCATTTGGCCCAGGCCGTGGTTTACTGTGCCAAATCAAAAAAATCAAATTTATTATACACAGCTTACGGCAAAGCGGCCGCGGATGCGAAAAACACTTCGCATCTGGGCGTGCCACTGCATTTGCGCAACGCGCCGACAAAATTCATGAAGGAAATCGGCTACGGCAAGGATTACAAATACAATCCGAATTTTGCCGGGCCGGTTGAGCAGGATTATTTGCCGCCGGAACTGAAAGGCAAAAAATATTTATGACTTTAAAATTTCTACTGCACACCTGTTGTGCGCCGTGCAGTATCGCCATAATTGATGAATTGAAAAACAAATTTGCGCTGACGGTCTTTTTTTATAATCCCAACATTTTTCCCTTTGCTGAATATGAAAAGCGCAAAGCCGAGGTAGTGCGGGTTTGCCAGGAGTGGGGTGTACCGATGATTGATATGGATTATGAGGCGGACAAATGGCACAAGGAAGTGGCCGAGGGTTTGGAAATGGAAGCGGAAGGAGAGTCCAGGTGCGCGCTGTGTTTCCGGTTCCGGCTGGCCAAAACCGCCGAGTACGCCAAGAAAAACGGTTTTCATTATTTCAGCAGCAGTTTAACCAGCGGCCGCAACAAACCAGCCGAAGTGATAAATTCAATTGGCAAAGTTTTTGGCAAGCATTACAAAGTGAAGTTTTATGATGTTGATTGGAAAAAAGACGGACGGCAGGAAAAGGCAAAGAAGATGGTTGAGGAGAGGGGAATATACAGACAAAATTATTGCGGGTGCGAGTCGTCAATTAAGAAACCGTGATTTTTCTTTTCGTTTCTTCCAGATGTTCCAATAAAATTGAGATGGTTTTTTTATTTTGTAAAAGTCCGGAAATTTTTTCCGGCCATTCAATCACGCAAATTGTATTTGGTTTTCCCAGATAATCTTCTACTCCAATATCAATCAGTTCCTGCGCGTTTTTTAACCGGTAGGTGTCAATGTGAACAAAATTTCGGCCGGCTGGCATCGGGCAGACATTCATCAGAGTAAAAGTGGGACTGGTCATTTCATTTTTTATTCCCAAACCGCGCGCCAGGCCTTTAATCAGGGTGGTTTTGCCGGCGCCGAGTTCGCCGGATAATAACACAACCTCTCCGCCTTTTAATTTTGCGGATAGGTCCTGGCCGAATTTTTCAGTTTCTTTTTCCGAATTTGTGATCATAGGCATACTTGAATAATTTTACCTCGTCCTATTTGACCGTGTCAATACCAAGTGGTATTCTTATATTGGCCTGGTTTACGGGTTGTAGCGAAGTTGGTATCGCGCATGCATGGGGTGCATGAGATCGCGGGTTCAAGTCCCGCCAGCCCGACTATGATTAATGAAAATCGACTTGTTGCTCATGCTTGGATTTTTGATGTTGACGGAGTTCTTACTCATCCAAGCGAAAAAAAAGTTACTAAGCAAGAATTATTTTTTCAGCTTATTAAAAGATTAGAAGCCGGCGAACCTGTGATTTTGAATTCAGGACGAGCGGTAGATTTTATGCTTAAAAATATTCTTGATCCAGTTGAACGGTTAGTTGAGGACAAAAAGTTTCTCAAAAATTTGTTCGCTGTCGGTGAAAAAGGGGCTGTGAGTGTTTTGTATAATGACAACAAGGAGCGTACAGAGTACATAGATCGTTCAATAATTGTGCCTCAAGAATTGCAAAATGAGGCCCGAAAATTAGTTGAAGAAAAATTCAGCGACATTGCTTTTTATGATTTGACTAAAAAAACCATGATTTCTATAGAGATGCACGATGGTTTGTCTGTTGATGAATTTAGAAAAAGACAAGGAGAACTGGGCAAAAAATTATCAGAACTGCTGGAACAGCATGGCCTTACTGCAAAATATAGGGTTGAGCTTACCAGGATTGCGATTGATGTTGAAAACAAGCATGTGGGCAAGGGTTTGGGAGTGCAAAGAGCTCTGCAGTGGCTGTCTGAACAAAAAATCAAACCGGAGAAATTTATTGCTTTTGGCGATAGCCCGTCAGATGCGGCAATGGCAGCTGAATTGCAAGAGCGGGGCCTGCCGGTAGAATTTGTCTTTGTCGGCGAAAAAGACCTTTTGGCCGATCAAAAATTTGACTTTCACATCACCTATACCAAAGGGCAATGCGAGGAAGGCACGGTAGAATATTTAAAAGGCCTGGAATAAACTAGCCCCCTTTTTTTGTCGGGGGCTTTTTTGTATTTGACATACTATACCATATTGGTATGATTTAAGTATATGAAACTTGATGTCAAACACAAAACTATTTTTATCACCGGACCAAGCGTGGGCATCGGCAGGGAGACGGCTTTAAAATTCGCCCGCGCCGGCTGTAGTTTGGCTATTACTTATTATAAGGATAAGGAAGAGGCGATGGAAGTGGCTGACAAATGCCGGCGTCTGGGTGCAAAGGATGTGCAAGCGGTACGGCTTGATTTAATGGATGATCAAAGCATACGCTTGGCCGTGGGTGAAGTGGTTGAAAGGTTCGGAGAGATCTCGGTGTTGATTAATAATGCCGGAGTGGTTGTTTGGAAGCCCCTAAGCGAGCAGAGTTTTGAAAATATTGAACAGCAAGTACGGATAAACGTTGAGGGTTTGATTAAAATAACCAGAGCTTGCCTGCCGCATATCAAGGACTCAATCATCAACATTGTCGGCGATGCCGGCAGGGAAGGGATGGAGAATTTGGTTACTTATTGGACTGCCAAATTTGCAGTCAGGGGTTTTACCGAGGCCTTGGCCAGAGAATTGCCGGAGATAAAAGTATCGGCGGTTAACGAAGATCCGGCCTCATTCAATACAGCAATCAATAGCTTTCTTTACAATCGCGCGTAATTTGCCCATAAATCCCTGATTACTGACGCCGGCAGCCGGAGGAACAGGCAAACTTTTGTCAGTGTCATGCCTGTTTAAGGCCTCTTCATCTATTTTTTTGATGTCATCGGTTTTAATGAGTTTCAAATTGATGCCCCAGAACATTGAATATAAATCATAGGCCTTGCTAAACAATCCCAGCGCTTCTTCTTTTTTCCCGACCCCCTGGGCCTTGGTGCCGACTTCCATTAGACGCATGGATGCCGCGAGCAGATGTTTGGAAATGCACCAGACCTCGCCTTCCGGTTCTTTGACGATTTTTTTCAGCAGGGTTTTTCTCATTTCACGCACTTCCTGGAGTAAATCAAAATATGCCGGCTTGTCCAGTTTGGCGCCGGTAAAAAAGAAATGTTCTTCAATACTCACTAAATTCATTATGGCAATGGACAGATCTTCATCGGAAGACAGATCCATTTTTTCCTGTTTGGACAGATTGTTTACTTTTTGCACTAATTGATCCAGATTGTATAAATTATTTTCTTCGGGCATATGTAATAATTATCTTGTGAGCAAGTAAAATATTAAACTGAAAATTAAAAGTGGCACAACCGGAGCCACGACTTTTTCAAAAGGAAAATGCGCTTTGCCGTTTTTTCTTTTAATATAATCATACCAGGCAATGCCGGCAGTCAGGCCGATACTCCCCAGCAGGAAGCCGAACATTATTTTATCAATTCCCCAAAGCTTGTTTTGCGGATGTCCCATGATGCCGGCGAGTTCCAGGGGTATGAGGACCATGGCATAGTAAGCCAGGAGAACGAGAACCTCCTTAGCTTTGAAGTTTATATTTTTTTTAGTCAGCCAATTTATTGTCCATAAACTGACGGCCACGGTGAGTCCGCCGATCCACAACCCGCTGATAGTATCGTCTATTCCCAACCATCGGGAAAGTCCGACTCCGGCGGAAACCACGACAATGCAAACTGGGCAAGGCATAATTTTTTGGATTACTTGTTTATGTATTGCTGTAAATAATTTGTAACCTGGTCTTCGCCTTCGTAGCATTTGCTTCCGTCCCATAGCAGAGGCACACCCAGCTGATTGCCGGTGATGCCGCATTTTTGGGCGGTTTTGGCCATGTCGCTTGCATTATTTTGATCATGATACACTTCCACCCGGTTTATTTTGACTTTTTGGTCAATATTGTTTGTTTTTATAAACTCTTCAACCCGGGCGCAATGAGGACACTCCTGGCCATAATATAAAGTCAGCCCCTCGGCCGGTTTTTGGCCTTTGAAAAAGAAAATGGCGCCGACAACTATAACGATTGCCAGAATAATTAAAATTACTGTTTTTTTCATAAAACTTAAGTTAGGCTGTCGCTTTGGCCAGTGTTCTTCGGCAGGTGGAACAGACCCTGATGCTTTTGCCGCTGATTTTGAGCAATTGCAGATTAGGATTTTGTCTGCGCGGAACTTTTCGGTTGGAGTGGCTGACATTGTTGGCGCGAGCCGATGATTTGCCGCATAAATCGCATGATCTGGACATAAAGTTGATTACTTAGTGTTAATAAGATATAATTACTTTGTAGAAAAGTGGATTAATTGTATCTTGAAAAACTGTTTTTGTCAAATGATAATATGGATAAGTTATGGAATTGATTTTTTATTTTTTAATTATCATTCCTTCAGCCATAATTCATGAATATGCTCATGGCTGGGCCGCTGATTTGATGGGCGATCCAACTGCGAAATTCGCGGGTCGCCTGACCATAAATCCGGTCGCGCACATAGATTTGTGGGGAACGATTTTAATGCCGCTGGTGCTATATTTTTTAACCGGAGGCCAGTTTATGTTTGCTTACGCCAAACCGGTTCCGTATAATCCCTATAACTTAAAAAACCAAAAATGGGGTCCGGCCTTGGTGGCAATTGCCGGGCCGATAGCTAATTTTTTGCTGGCTTTTGTTTTTGCCATGGTTTTAAGGTTCGTACCTATAGGGGTTTTCAATCCTGGTCTAATTTCTTTCCTTGACATAATAGTTTACGCCAATATAATGCTGATGGTCTTTAATCTGGTGCCGATTCCGCCCTTGGACGGATCAAAGGTTTTGTACGCGGTCTTGCCGGCATCGGCGCAAAATGTAAAATTGTTTTTGGACAGATACGGGTTTATTATCTTATTGGTTTTTATTTTCTTTTTATTTGAATTGATCTCGCCGATTATAGACGGCATATTCAGATTGCTGGTGGGTTATTAATATATTTTAATTTTTTATTCATTAATGTAAAAATATGAAATTATTGTTTAGATGGTTAATTAGCGCGCTAGTTTTAATGTTCATTGCTTATTACGTGCCGGGTATTCATGTGACCAGTTTTTATTCGGCCTTGGTGGCGGCTTTGATTTTGGGTTTGGTCAATGCCCTGATAAGGCCATTGCTTTTATTGCTAACCTTGCCGATAAATATTTTTACTTTTGGACTGTTTACCTTAGTCATAAACGCCTTAATGTTCTGGCTGGCCTCAACAGTGGTCAAAGGTTTTTATGTGGCTGGATTTTGGCCCGCCTTTTGGGGGGCTTTGATTATGTGGATAGTCGGCTGGTTTGTAAACAGTTTATTAAAAAAATAGAGTTTGGATATTGGGTAGTGATATATGTTTTTGAGCACTAGCGATAGCTTGGCGAAAAAACATATATCACTACCAATGAATAAAGTTTATATATTATATGAAAAACTACTCTTCAAACAGAGCACAAAAAGGGAAGACAGCATTTAGGACTCCAAGCATGTTTAAGGTGTTTAAATCACAATTTGCTAAAAACAAAATAAATAATAAAATGAACAATAAAATATGGTCAAACCAGAAGTCAAAGTGATTTCCATCGGCGGATCAATCATAATTCCCAAGACCGGATTTGACATAGAGTTTCTAAAAAAATTTCGGGAAATGATAATCGCACGGGTAAAGACGGGTGAAAGATTTATTCTGGTTGTCGGCGGCGGCAGCACTTGCCGCGCCTATCAGGCGGCCGCCAAAAGCGTTGTTGATCTTTCCGGCGTGGATTTGGATTGGCTTGGTATTGCCGCGACTCATTTTAACGCCCAGTTTGTTAAATTATTATTTGGTGATCTGGCCTATCCGCAAATTGTTGACAACCCGACTAAAAAAATAAAAACTAATAAACCGATAATAGTCGCCGGCGGCTGGCAACCGGGTTGCTCAACCGACAGAGACGCGGTGCTACTGGCCAAGACCTACGGGGCTAAAGAAGTGATAAACGCTTCCAACATAGATTTCGTTTATACGGCTGACCCGAAAAAAGATCCCAGTGCCAAGCCGATCCCCAAAATGACTTGGCCGCAGATGCAAAAAATAGTAGGGGAGATGTGGAGTCCGGGCGCCAATTTGCCTTTTGATCCTTTGGCCACCAAAGAAGCCGGTAAACTAAAACTAAAGGTTTCTTTTGTCAAAGGCACGGACTTAAAAACATTTGCCAATATTTTAAATAAAAAAGAGTTTCAGGGGACAGTTGTTGAATAATTAATTTTTTGCGTATGTCGGTTGAAAAGCCAGTATCATTAAAAGAATTTTTAGAGAAAGAAACGCCCCAAGAAAAATTAGCCAAACACCTCCGCAGTTTACCGGATGAGGATAAACGCCGTCGAGCTGTCATTAAGGCCGCCGCCAATGCTGAAAAGAAGCAAAAACATGAGTAATGCTTGACATTATTTTTATTATAGGTTATCATTTGGACATCCATAGACAGTAGGTGCCCTTTGGGCTTAATCTCCTACCGAGGTGCAAAAGCTAGATTTAAAGCTAATTTAGGTCGATTGTACCGTTTGGTCTGTGGTGGATATCACAGATTTTTTGTTAAATATGCCAAAAACAAAACAACAGAAACAATCAACCGTAAAAATCCTTGTTGATGGTTTAAAGAGCGCCAAAGCCGCTGTTTTTGCCAACTTCCAGGGTTTGAAAGTTTCCGAAGCAGAGCAGTTGCGACGCGAATGCCGCAAAAATAACATCCAAGTATTGGCTGCCAAAAAAACCCTGGTTAAAAGAGCTTGTGAAGATATTGGTTTAACCGATATCAACCCAAAAATCTTTTCCGGCGGCGTGGCCACGTTTATGGCCCAGGGCGATGAGGTGTCGGCGGCAAAAATTGTAAGTAATTTTGCCAAGACCCATCAAATTGTCACCGTTTTCGGCGGTATCATGGAAGGCAAATTCGTTGATGCTTTGGCTATAAAAAGTTTAGCCAGTTTGCCAAGCAGACAGGAACTTTTATCAAGGTTGGTTGGCACAATCAATGCGCCGGTTTCCGGTTTCGTCAATGTGTTGGCCGGAAATTTACGCAATTTGGTTGGCGTATTAAATAATATTAAATCCGCAAAGGGCGGAGCTTAATTAAAATAATTATATGACTGACGAACAAAAAAACGTTGAGGTGCCGAAAAAGTTTGCGGCCCTCGTAGAGGAAATAGAAAAAATGTCCGTTCTGGATCTTTCCGAATTGGTGAAGATTCTGGAAGACAAGTTCGGCGTATCAGCCGCCGCTCCGGCCATGATGATGGCCGCACCGGCCGCGGGAGCCGCATCGGCCGCTGAAGAAAAATCAGAGTTCAATGTTGAACTTACTGACGCGGGCGCTTCCAAGATCAACGTGATCAAGGCAGTGAAAGAAATAACCGGTCTTGGTTTAGCCGATGCCAAAGCTTTGGTAGACGGCGCTCCAAAAATGATTAAAGAAGGCGTCAAGAAAGATGATGCCGAAGCCATGAAAAAGAAAATTGAAGAGGCCGGAGGCAAGGTTACACTAAAATAATCTTTAGACAATACAAAAGAGGGATGGAAAGAGTTTTTCGCCAAGCTTCGCTAGTGCTCAAAACTCTTTCCATCCCTCTTTTTGTTTTAGTTCAAAGTTATCTTGTATAATTTTTCCGAGTCCACTACATAGATAACATTCTTCGCTTCATCCACAATCATGCCGGTGGGTTTTACAAATTCATTGGCCGTGATTTGTTTTATCAGCTGGCCGGTTTTATCTAAAATAATAATCCGTTTATTTTGACTGTCTAAAATGTAGTTGTAAGTCAGATCGGTGTAGGTATAAATTTCATCAGCGTGGTCAAGCGCGGGATCAAGGCCGCTTACAGTATACGGTTGTTTCTGGCCGGAGGTAAATTTATCAATCGTGCCGTTGCTTTCCAAAACAAACATGTCGCCGTCGGTGGCCAGGTCAATGCCCGCGGCCAGGTTTACTCCCGCATCTTTTATCCAATTGGTGCCGCGGCCAAAACCGGTTTTGATGGAATCGTGCCGGTAAATTTGGTTATTGGCGGTATCAAGAGAATACAAGCGGCGGTTATAAATCATGATATTTTTAATATCCACGTTCGTATTCGGATATGACACGTCAATAAATTTGACGGAATTATCAGTCGGATTATATTGCGCCAATTTGTTGTCGGCTAAAAGCAGTGCGTAATCGTTTTCTTTAGGCACGGTGCCGGCCGTAAAGCCGTTTATGGCCAAACCGGAAGTAATGGTTTTACTGCTTTTGGAAACCGGATCATAAACGAACAGGTTGGAAGTGGCGCTGCCAAAACCGATAATTTGATTGCTAATGACAACAATATTTTCTATACCGGCCTGACCGGCTAAGTTAGCCCAATCAGCCAGAAGCTCCGGAGCGGCAACCGTTACTTTTCTAAGTTTTAACAGCAAAGCGTTTAACTGGTCGCCCAAACTCTGGCAGGTATTTTTTTCATCGGCGGTTTTGCAGGGGAGGCCGGCGAGCGTGGCCTGGGCCTCTTTAATATTGGTCATGGCCGCGCTGTTGTCCCCGTAAATTGAAGCGCTATCCGCGTTGCCGATTTTTGTATTAATGCTTGACACCGCATCGGCGTAGGCCTTGGCCGTTGCCGCTTTTTGCTGATTGATGCGCAGGTAAATTAAGCTGAAAACAAAAGTGATGCAGACCAATACGGAAGCGATCAAAAGTATTTTTGTAATAAGCGGCAGGCGTTTTAAATTATTTATAAATTCCTGCCGTCTTTTTGACCAGATATTTAAAATATCCTGCCGACGATTTTTATAGTTGAAAATGACAATAAACAACAGCACAATGGTTCGGCCCAGCCCCACTACGAGGGCGGCGATAAACATGGCCAGCCAGGCCAGGCCCCTGGCAATGTATTTTATGATTTGCCAAGCCACTTCCAGCACTTGTTTGAGCGCTTGCTGGAAATCAATCGTGTTGGTTTTTTCTTTTAGGGAACGATGCGATTTTAAGTGGGTGGAATTTATTTGGGCGTCGGCATTCATATTTGTCGCCGACTCCGCATGGTCTTCATCGTTGCCTTTAAAAGAATTATTCAGCCGGTTTTGCAGGCGTGGTAAAAATGATGAGGAGAGTATGTTAGCGGTTTTTTGTTCAGTGTTAAAAAGATTGGAGAGCGATTTTACCGAACCCTTGGCCTGCTGGGATCTTACTGATTTTATCAGCCGGTCATCGCCTTTTTGGAAGTGGATGATTATGCCGCCGAAAGAAGTATTGCTTTTTAATTCCGCCAAAACCCTTTGCAGATGTTCCGAACTTTGCCGGGGCGGGCGGGTGGTTACTATTTTTTGCAATCTGTCATTGCTGAAATATTCTTTGACATGAGGCGTGCTGGCAAAAAAGTAATCATTCTGGCCGATTTTTCCCTGAATGATTTGTGAAAAAAGCTGCCGGCTGGCTTCGGGCTCTTCGCTCCGGTTTTCCGTGATTAAATCCATGACTTTATAATTTCCGTCTTTGGTTTTGTAAAACAACAGCATCTGCGGCTCGCCGTAAAAACTGAAGATAATTTCCTGTTCGCGGATGGCGCCGACCAGGCAGTTCATCAAGAGATCGGGTTTGACCAAAGAAAACGACTCTTTGTTGATTTTATCAAGCACGATTTCCAGTGAGCTTTTGTCCGCCTGATCCGGGGTTTCATAATAATCATTTTCCACCTCGTCTATGATATGCTGGAGTTTTTCTATTGATTTATGCTCGCCGTTGTTTATTTCGCAGACGGCAAAAAAATAGCCCTTGTCTTTTTCTGCCGGTGTGGCCGGTTCGGTGATGTTAAGCAGAACATGGGAGTTTTCGGCGTCTCCTCCTTCAACAAAAAATTCATGCAAATGTAGGATTGGATCCATAACGTTCGCCTTTGACTTTTTAGGTTCTAATTATTATACTATAGGTAACTTTAAAACGCAAAGCACACAATATATGCTTGAACAACTTTTTGGTTCAAAGACCAGAGTTAAATTACTCCATATTTTTTTTCAATTCCCGGAAAGATCTTTTTACGTGCGGGAAATCGCCCGGCTGGCCGACACTCAATTAAACGCGGTCAGGCGCGAAATTGCCAACATGGAGGAGTTGGGGCTGATTTGCGGCGTATCAATGGATGAAGCCGCTTCCACGTCTGAAATCGGCGGCACCGGCCGATCAAAATATTATAAATTGGATGGCGGCTGTTTGCTCCATTTTGAACTGAAGGCGCTCCTGTTAAAGGCGCAAATGCTCCAGGAAAGGGAATTGGTTGAACTTTTAAAGCAAAAAGCCGGCAAATTAAAAATGATGATGCTCACCGGCTCGTTTACCGGCGCGACTGATTCTGAAACCGACGTGCTTTTAGTCGGCGAGGTTAAGCCCGGGGCGGTGGTTAAAATAATAAATGAATTTGAAAAAGATTTGGGCCGTTTGATCAGGTACACGATCATGTCTGAAAAAGAGTTTTTCGACCGTAAAGAAATTGGCGATAAATTCTTATATAACATTTTTGAAGGCAAGCACATGGTTGTTCTTGACGAGATAACGGTTTAGTTATGTTTTTAATCATTGATAACAGCGGGGAGAAAGCGGTTGTCTTTTATTATTCAACCGGCGCTTCCAGCGGAGGATTTAAGCAGAAACAAATCAAAGCGGAAGCAGGGGAGGACATTTTAGTTTGTCTGGAAAAATTTTTGACGCAAATCGGTTTGACGCTGAAAGATATAAAATATTTGGCAGTGGTTATCGGTGTCGGCAAATTCACGGCCACTCGTCTGGCAGTTACTTGCGTCAATACGCTGGGCTTGGCTTTAAAAATTCCGGTTATGGGCATAGATAAGGAGTGGCGCCCGGAAGCTGTTTGGAAAAAAATAAAGAAAATTCCGGTAGGGCAGTACGCAGTGCCAAAATACAGCGGCGAGGCGCATATCGGCAAGAAAAAAAAGTAAACTATGCTTTCAAACTACGCCAGATATCGGCTATATGAGATTTTACCGGGACTGTCTATTTGGCTGACCCTGATTGTCGGCGTCGGTCTGTCTTTTGTCCGGCCGCTGTGGATGATTTATTTTATAATTGTTTTTGATGTTTATTGGGTTTTGCGGGTTATTTATTTTTCATTTTATCTGATATTTTCCTGGCGCCGGTTCAGGCGCGCGGTCAAAGTGGATTGGTTTAAAAAATTAACCGAAGAATTTCCCAACTGGCGCGAGAAAAAGAATGTAGTTTTTTTACCGATATATAATGAGGATTGGGAGGTGGTTGGAACCACCCTGGACAGTTTATGCGCTTCGACGTATCCGGCCGGCGAAATATATATTGTCATGTCCGGAGAAGGCAGAAAAATTGAACACTGGCAGAAAATTCAAAGCCAGGTTAAGGAAAACTATGCGGGAAAATTTGCCGACCTGATATTTTATACGCACCCCGACGGTTTGCCGGATGAAATCAAGGGCAAGGGTTCCAATATTCATTTTGCCGAATATGAATTTAAAAAATACGCCGATACCAGGGGTTGGGATTATAAAAATATTATCGCCTCAATTTTTGACATAGACACGATCGCGCACCCCGCCTATATAGCGCACCTGACCTATTTATATTCTTCACACCCCAGGCCGGATCACAGTTCTTTCCAGCCGCTTACCCTCTACAACAACAACATGTGGCAATCGCCTTCAATCTTGCGCGTGATGGCGTTCGGCACGACTTTTTGGATGTTGTTTTCTCTGGCCCGGCTGGATAATCTGGTGACGTTTTCTTCGCACAGCATGAGTTTTAAGGCCATTATGGATTGCGGCGGACACAGCAAAAATATAGTGAGCGAGGACTCAAGGATTTTTTATCAGTGCTGGTTGAGGTATAATGGAGATTACGAGGTGACGCCTTTGTATATTCCGGTTTCCTTGGATACGGTGCGTGACAACAATTGGCTGATGTCGCTAAAAAATTTATATTACCAGCAAAGACGCTGGGCTTGGGGGGCCGAACATATTTCCTACTTGCTTTGGCAATATAGGACAAATAAA from Patescibacteria group bacterium includes these protein-coding regions:
- the rplJ gene encoding 50S ribosomal protein L10, with the translated sequence MPKTKQQKQSTVKILVDGLKSAKAAVFANFQGLKVSEAEQLRRECRKNNIQVLAAKKTLVKRACEDIGLTDINPKIFSGGVATFMAQGDEVSAAKIVSNFAKTHQIVTVFGGIMEGKFVDALAIKSLASLPSRQELLSRLVGTINAPVSGFVNVLAGNLRNLVGVLNNIKSAKGGA
- a CDS encoding site-2 protease family protein — protein: MELIFYFLIIIPSAIIHEYAHGWAADLMGDPTAKFAGRLTINPVAHIDLWGTILMPLVLYFLTGGQFMFAYAKPVPYNPYNLKNQKWGPALVAIAGPIANFLLAFVFAMVLRFVPIGVFNPGLISFLDIIVYANIMLMVFNLVPIPPLDGSKVLYAVLPASAQNVKLFLDRYGFIILLVFIFFLFELISPIIDGIFRLLVGY
- a CDS encoding glycosyltransferase family 2 protein is translated as MLSNYARYRLYEILPGLSIWLTLIVGVGLSFVRPLWMIYFIIVFDVYWVLRVIYFSFYLIFSWRRFRRAVKVDWFKKLTEEFPNWREKKNVVFLPIYNEDWEVVGTTLDSLCASTYPAGEIYIVMSGEGRKIEHWQKIQSQVKENYAGKFADLIFYTHPDGLPDEIKGKGSNIHFAEYEFKKYADTRGWDYKNIIASIFDIDTIAHPAYIAHLTYLYSSHPRPDHSSFQPLTLYNNNMWQSPSILRVMAFGTTFWMLFSLARLDNLVTFSSHSMSFKAIMDCGGHSKNIVSEDSRIFYQCWLRYNGDYEVTPLYIPVSLDTVRDNNWLMSLKNLYYQQRRWAWGAEHISYLLWQYRTNKNISWWKKATVLFHEWEGKWSWAVVAILITLIGRLPLWVAGNEVRQSALFFNAPNILEILMTLAMLGLFVSAILSMLILPRRPGTHPRYHYLFMLLQWLLLPVSLILFSAIPCIDAVTHLMFGKYLGFNVSVKKRM
- the pyrH gene encoding UMP kinase, which produces MVKPEVKVISIGGSIIIPKTGFDIEFLKKFREMIIARVKTGERFILVVGGGSTCRAYQAAAKSVVDLSGVDLDWLGIAATHFNAQFVKLLFGDLAYPQIVDNPTKKIKTNKPIIVAGGWQPGCSTDRDAVLLAKTYGAKEVINASNIDFVYTADPKKDPSAKPIPKMTWPQMQKIVGEMWSPGANLPFDPLATKEAGKLKLKVSFVKGTDLKTFANILNKKEFQGTVVE
- a CDS encoding phage holin family protein, giving the protein MKLLFRWLISALVLMFIAYYVPGIHVTSFYSALVAALILGLVNALIRPLLLLLTLPINIFTFGLFTLVINALMFWLASTVVKGFYVAGFWPAFWGALIMWIVGWFVNSLLKK
- the rplL gene encoding 50S ribosomal protein L7/L12 produces the protein MTDEQKNVEVPKKFAALVEEIEKMSVLDLSELVKILEDKFGVSAAAPAMMMAAPAAGAASAAEEKSEFNVELTDAGASKINVIKAVKEITGLGLADAKALVDGAPKMIKEGVKKDDAEAMKKKIEEAGGKVTLK